ATTTGTCTCTCCGCCCCCATTGTTGCGCCATAGGGCTCTAGAAGCGTCGACAACAGGCCGAGGAGTGTCGGGATCACCGGCAGACCCGCACGATCGACGTCTAGCGGCGAAACATAGGCGGTCGCTCGGCCTAGTGCGTTTAGACGCCGGCGCAGTTTGTCGACGAAGCCGGTTCGATCCGGCTCCGAACGCGCCGACAGCGAGATCACGCCGTCAACCACGGCGAACACGTTCTTGATGCGATGCGATAATTCCAAACTCATCAGCGCCGTCCGTTCGTGGACCCGGCGCCGCTCCGTGATGTCCTGGGAAATCGCAACGATCTGGGCTGGACGCCCGGTCGCATCACAGACCGGCGCGACGACGACGTCCCAGACCTTCAAGGTCCCCTTTGCCGTCGCGCATTCGGCCGTAAACCGCGCCACCACGCCTTCGGCCGCCCGGTTCACAGCGTCGGCGACCTGGGTGCGGGTCTCCTCGGGCCAGAACAACGACCAAGTCTGGCCCTTCAAAGGATTGAAGTCGTCGATTTCCATCAGGCACAGACCGTTGGCGTTCATCGCCATCAGCCGTCCATCGAGATCAATTATTTTGACGCAATCCTGGCTCGCCTCAAAAAGGCTCGCGCTGATCGGGTCAGCGAGCCCGGCGCCCTGGTCGGAATTCGGACGCGCATGCGTTGGCGCGTCTCGGGCGGAAGGCGTTGTCGGTGAACTTAGCGGGCCACGCCGCTGCGCCGGATCGGCGCCCGATGGCGGCGTCAACTTGCCGGTTCGCGCGACACGGTCGCGCTTCGCCGCGAACTTGCCGCCTGGCCCGCGAGGTTCGGAACCTCGGCTATCACGCATTTCCATCGAAAAGGCCCCCGCGCCCAGATCGAGGAAGTTTAACCGAAATTGAAACGCGGAGTTGCAACATGGATCAAGATTTCGGCCGCCCATAACAGTAATCAACCCGCTAAGAGCCTTTATTTTTCAAGCTATGTCGGGTTTCAGACTCTCACTGATAGCGCCGAGAAGCGTGATTGATCTATTTGCCATTGCTTCTTCGGCCTCGGCCGCATCCACAACGATCTCTGCAGCGACATCAGCGGCGACTTCGATGATTTCGACGGCTTCGGCGACGCTGATGACCGATTTGGAGATCAGGGCGTGCACCAGGCTCTCGACCAGCAACAAGGCGGCCTGACCGTGAGCGCTGGGCGCCCCGCCGGCTCCTTCTGGTCGCACGGCGTCTTCAAAGACGTCTTTCGCCATGGTCTCGGCTCCGTCAGGCGAGAGCGCTAGGTCTCTCAGCCGCCGGAGCCTGATCGAAGGGCCGACGATCACCCAGTCGTAGCTGAATGAGCGCGCGAAACCATCACATACATCAACATTCGACTATAACTTTGAACAATATCAAAAAATATTGCGCCGTAGGATGATGGCGGATGGAAAACCGCTTCGTGGAAAAGTTGCGCGGGCTTGGCCAACTGAGCCCGGCCGATGTCGCGGTCTTGCGAGCGGCGACATCCAAGCCTCACAAGGTGGCGGCGCGGCGTGATCTGATCCGCGAGGGTGATCGACCAGGTCCGGTCTTCGTGGTTCTGGAAGGCTGGGCATGCCGCTACAAGGTCTTGCCCAACGGGACGCGGCAGGTCTTGGCCTTCCTGATGCCCGGTGACTGCTGTGACCTCCACATCGGCTTGCTCGCCGAAATGGACCACAGCATCCAAACCGTCACGCAGGCCGTGATCGCGACGATCGATCGCGAGGTGATGGACGCGATCATGGATGGGCACCGGGGCGTGGCCAAGGCGATGTATTCCGCGCAGCTGATCGACGAAGGCACGATGCGAGCCTGGATTACCAGCATGGGGCGGCGCGCGAGCATCGAGCGCGTCGCTCACCTGATGTGTGAACTCTATATGCGGGCGCGCAACATCGGGCTGGTGATCGAGCCGCCGTTCGCCCTGCCCTTGTCACAGCTCCTTCTGGCGGACTCCTTGGGAATGACGCCCGTTCATCTGAATCGCGTTCTAAAAGAGCTGCGGTTGGCTGGAGCCATGAATCTTCAGCGCGGCAGCCTGTTGATTACGGACCCGGACAAGCTCGCCCAAATTGCCGGCTTCGATGAGAACTACCTCCATCGACGATTGCGGATGGCCACCTAACGGCGCGGGGACGGCCGGCGTCCAAGACACGATCGTCAGAGCGCTCAAGCGGCGCAAGCCATTCGGCGCGTGAAGAGGCCCCGGAAATTTCCGGAGCCTCTTTTCCGAGCGAGACCCTTGAGGTC
The window above is part of the Caulobacter soli genome. Proteins encoded here:
- a CDS encoding Crp/Fnr family transcriptional regulator, translating into MENRFVEKLRGLGQLSPADVAVLRAATSKPHKVAARRDLIREGDRPGPVFVVLEGWACRYKVLPNGTRQVLAFLMPGDCCDLHIGLLAEMDHSIQTVTQAVIATIDREVMDAIMDGHRGVAKAMYSAQLIDEGTMRAWITSMGRRASIERVAHLMCELYMRARNIGLVIEPPFALPLSQLLLADSLGMTPVHLNRVLKELRLAGAMNLQRGSLLITDPDKLAQIAGFDENYLHRRLRMAT
- a CDS encoding PAS domain-containing protein, coding for MEMRDSRGSEPRGPGGKFAAKRDRVARTGKLTPPSGADPAQRRGPLSSPTTPSARDAPTHARPNSDQGAGLADPISASLFEASQDCVKIIDLDGRLMAMNANGLCLMEIDDFNPLKGQTWSLFWPEETRTQVADAVNRAAEGVVARFTAECATAKGTLKVWDVVVAPVCDATGRPAQIVAISQDITERRRVHERTALMSLELSHRIKNVFAVVDGVISLSARSEPDRTGFVDKLRRRLNALGRATAYVSPLDVDRAGLPVIPTLLGLLSTLLEPYGATMGAERQITIKGADCPVGHSATTAMALVINELATNAVKYGALRSPAGHISLTVTHVDASVGLVWEEAGQKLDAHPKSAADGFGTNLLHNAVIRLLRGSLQRDWLPNGLRISITIPMATLMH